Proteins from one Impatiens glandulifera chromosome 2, dImpGla2.1, whole genome shotgun sequence genomic window:
- the LOC124924644 gene encoding uncharacterized mitochondrial protein AtMg00810-like — protein sequence MGATRTKYGLFLSQSKYIEDIITQADMLQAKSLHTPVSAGSSLSKHNGDPLSDSFLCRSIVGALQYLTLTRPELAFVVNRACQFMQNLTSSHWGAVKRILQYLRHTPRHGIFLRTNSQFTLVAYSDADWTRCPDDRRLTIGFCIFLGDNLISWNSKKQQVVSRSSTESEYCALAYTTAVLCWI from the coding sequence ATGGGAGCCACTCGTACCAAATATGGcttatttctttctcaatccAAGTATATTGAAGATATTATCACTCAGGCTGATATGCTTCAAGCAAAGTCATTACACACTCCCGTCTCTGCTGGCTCATCTCTTTCTAAACATAATGGTGATCCTTTATCTGATTCGTTTCTCTGTCGAAGTATAGTAGGGGCTTTACAATATCTTACACTAACTCGTCCTGAGTTAGCCTTTGTTGTCAATCGAGCTTGTCAATTCATGCAAAATCTCACATCTTCTCATTGGGGAGCGGTTAAACGTATTCTTCAATATCTTCGTCATACTCCTCGTCATGGGATCTTTCTTCGAACAAATTCACAATTCACTCTTGTTGCCTACTCTGATGCTGACTGGACAAGATGTCCTGATGATCGTCGTTTAACAattggattttgtatttttctaggTGACAACCTCATTTCTTGGAATTCTAAGAAACAACAAGTAGTTTCTCGTTCTAGTACTGAATCTGAATACTGTGCTCTTGCATATACAACTGCTGTTCTTTGTTGGATTTAA